The following DNA comes from Camelina sativa cultivar DH55 chromosome 14, Cs, whole genome shotgun sequence.
GAAGCATTATGATCCATGATGGATAGCCTCATGACAGATGATTCCTTTTCAGACATGTTATGTTATTGACTGGATTATCTGGATTGGTCATTGGTCTACTACTTCAATATAGATGGTATCTTTGAAAAATCTTGTGATGTTTTGCTCAAAGCTAAAGGCATGAAGTTGACACATATATCTTTGAAGTATTGTATGTTCTTCCATGTttccattctcttcttcttcttctctgttctctTCGTCCATGTCAAATGcatcatcatccttatcaagTTATTATATACTCTTATATGTTGCATCCATCTTCAATATGATAAGAAGTGAATGTGAAAAACGTTTTAGTCAAATAAGTTCATAAATCTTGTATGGAGactgcaaacaacaaaaatattgaaacttgaaagtggTAACTGGGGAAAGATTAACTGGGCAGGAGGAGGGTAATTTATCCacaagtctttaaaaaaaaaaaagcaaaccttTAGAAAGCACTGAAAAagcaaaccttttctttttcctggTTGGTCTactgtaatataataataaagtttGGGTTTATAGTTCTTGACTTTTTTGTCAAAATCCTGAATTCccaaatatattaaagagagaaaaaggggaGAGAATATTAACGACACTAGTACGAGAGAGTCTACAAGTCCACGACTCTGATcaatttgttcttcatctatttccTTATTCTCAGGGAAATCGAGGGTTTTTAAATTcatagtctctctctctctttaggtTCGTTGTCCCTCTCAAATCAGAAAAGTATCAACCTTTTTTAAATTCATTCCCCTTGGATCGTACTTTTTTTCATCGCTGATTTGTTCTCAAAAGGGAATCTCTACTTTTTCATTACCATTGCCTTTGGTCTTTCTCCGTTTCCTCAATCTATGCTTCTATTGATTCTCTTTAAGAGGATTTTGTATTACTTTTATTCTGAGGAAACCCTTTTCTCTGGAGTTTGTCTTTCTTATAATCcagaaagaaaccaaactaGTTCTCTGCGCTCAAAGTTTGTAGCTTTTATCCCATCTGGGCACACACCAAATGGGATAAATCGAGACAAAGAGGTGTAAAGCAATTCTCCATTTGATGATCAACTGTTTCAAAGACTCAATACATGTTTTGATGACTGTTTTGCTATGTAAGATTTTAAGTGCTCTTTTTTATCTGTTTATGTATCCCCCCACATTATCTCACTTATACGTGGCAAGTTCGCTGAAGTTGAAAACTCTGTTGGTTTCAGCCACtaatgacgatgatgatgatcatgaagAGGCTGATAATCATGTGGATGGTCATAGGAATCATGAGGTTAGAGAAGAAGTAGATGCAAAGGAATACGAAGGTCAAATTGGTGGTGTCACCACTCTCTCTCTGAAAAGTAGTCTTAGAAAGGCGGATTCAAATTCAACAGAAGCtgggaagaaggtgaagaagaaggtacaATGGTTGGATGTCACAGGGAAGGAACTCGCTGAGATTCGAGAATTCGAACCTAGGTTAGTCTTCTTTTCTTGAGAATTCAGATTCTCAAATTTAGAGACAATGCTTAGTTTGGTCGTAATGACTCTTTTTATGTACATGTTATTATGGagaatttgattgattttggaATGATGGTGtgattctttcattttcttgcagtgaagaagatgatattgaTTCTGATCGGGGAAAAACCTGTGTTTGTGTAATCCTGTGATCCCTCCACTTTAGTTTAACTGGGAGATCTAAggcaaaaaaaagacaaagttgGTGGCTTCAGCattaaaatttcatatacaTGGAGGTACATATAGAATCTGCATTTGTGTTCTGAAGCCAATCTTAAGTTTGTGCGGTTGAAGCCATATGATGATTCCTGATTTAACACGGACGGAagcattctttttcttcttcttctgtagaAGTGTTTAAAGTATAGGTTCTTTAACttcatttgtttcttcaatCATTTAATGAAGTTCTTTCTCATTCATATTGTGGAGCAAGTAGATTTAACAATCGCTATGTGCATCGATATCTCGTTCTGTGGTTTAGTTCAAATGAATCTGACATCACTATGTTGGATCAATGTCTAAGTTACAACTTGCTTCAATCTGAGAGAAAACTGCGGCTTGTTGTCTTACACACTGCCCTTATTTGTACGTTCATTATAAGAATTTGTGCATAGATGTCGCTGGTGGTATGTTAGCATTTTTTATATCCAAGTCTCCTACTCATAACTTTGCAAGCTTGAACCAATATGTTACCATGGTTGGATGATAAACAACAAGTTTGATAGGTCTAGTACTAGTATTGCAGAGTATATCTCAAGGCTTAGACTGTGGAACATCTGTTTCGATTTCTTCTAGGCCACCAAAAGCTCATTAAATTCCATACAGAATGTGAATATATTTGTGGTCCACAAGTAGGTTCTTGAAGGGAGTTTGTAACAACACCCGAGAACTATAACTCCTAACTATAACTCATATGTTGCAAAACTCGCCGCTCAATCTGTTAGACAAAAAACTCATAGGTGAGACATTCTTGATTTGGATCTCTCAGTATCTTTCCTGAGTTATTGTTTGCAGCCAAGAAAAGAATCATGAGACTAGagtctcctctgtttctccagAAAGCTTGTTTCTTTACCACTTCTCTGAGACTAGAGTCAATGACACTTTCTCTGAACATTACCACTTCTGTCCATGTTGTCTTGTCTTCTTGTAGAATTGGTCATTGAGAGTCAAAACTcaattgtttttgtaataaagGAATCCAAGTGAAGGGAGATGCGAATttatggagaagaaaaaggatcAAACCAATCGTACCATTACAAAATGACACGTGGCGAAACACCAAGACTGAAGCATAGCCACTAAAATCATGCAAACTTGTAATCCGAAACTTTGAagtttttgagaagaagaaccaacCAACGTCATATAATCGGGTCTTCCAACTGACAACAAAACCCAAGTAATCATCATCTGTCTTCTCTGGCTCTTGATTGTGTCTGAGCTCGAACcgatagagaaaaaaaaaaagaatctcacCATGTCTTTAGCTCCGAGCAGTTATCCATCTCTGTATTCTTCACCTTCACTGCCAAGAACCCAGCAAACCAAGCAAAACCCTAGTTTGATCACTCATTCCAGTTTCATTTCCGCCAAAAGTCTCTTCCTTTCAAACAATTCGACTTCCTTATGCAATACCCATGTGGTCAAACGCCGGAATTTGGCTTTGAAGGCGTCGGAGACAGAGTCTACGGCGAAAACtgaagcaggagatggaggagaaggagaaggagaaggagaagaagagaagtacGAAACATATGAAATTGAAGTGGAGCAGCCTTATGGTTTGAAATTCAGGAAAGGAAGAGATGGTGGGACTTACATTGACGCTATCTTGCCCGGTGGATCAGCTGACAAAACCGGAAAATTCACAGTTGGTGATAGGGTTATTGCCACaaggtttgttctttctctaTTCTTGTTCCAATGGNNNNNNNNNNNNNNNNNNNNNNNNNNNNNNNNNNNNNNNNNNNNNNNNNNNNNNNNNNNNNNNNNNNNNNNNNNNNNNNNNNNNNNNNNNNNNNNNNNNNNNNNNNNNNNNNNNNNNNNNNNNNNNNNNNNNNNNNNNNNNNNNNNNNNNNNNNNNNNNNNNNNNNNNNNNNNNNNNNNNNNNNNNNNNNNNNNNNNNNNNNNNNNNNNNNNNNNNNNNNNNNNNNNNNNNNNNNNNNNNNNNNNNNNNNNNNNNNNNNNNNNNNNNNNNNNNNNNNNNNNNNNNNNNNNNNNNNNNNNNNNNNNNNNNNNNNNNNNNNNNNNNNNNNNNNNNNNNNNNNNNNNNNNNNNNNNNNNNNNNNNNNNNNNNNNNNNNNNNNNNNNNNNNNNNNNNNNNNNNNNNNNNNNNNNNNNNNNNNNNNNNNNNNNNNNNNNNNNNNNNNNNNNNNNNNNNNNNNNNNNNNNNNNNNNNNNNNNNNNNNNNNNNNNNNNNNNNNNNNNNNNNNNNNNNNNNNNNNNNNNNNNNNNNNNNNNNNNNNNNNNNNNNNNNNNNNNNNNNNNNNNNNNNNNNNNNNNNNNNNNNNNNNNNNNNNNNNNNNNNNNNNNNNNNNNNNNNNNNNNNNNNNNNNNNNNNNNNNNNNNNNNNNNNNNNNNNNNNNNNNNNNNNNNNNNNNNNNNNNNNNNNNNNNNNNNNNNNNNNNNNNNNNNNNNNNNNNNNNNNNNNNNNNNNNNNNNNNNNNNNNNNNNNNNNNNNNNNNNNNNNNNNNNNNNNNNNNNNNNNNNNNNNNNNNNNNNNNNNNNNNNNNNNNNNNNNNNNNNNNNNNNNNNNNNNNNNNNNNNNNNNNNNNNNNNNNNNNNNNNNNNNNNNNNNNNNNNNNNNNNNNNNNNNNNNNNNNNNNNNNNNNNNNNNNNNNNNNNNNNNNNNNNNNNNNNNNNNNNNNNNNNNNNNNNNNNNNNNNNNNNNNNNNNNNNNNNNNNNNNNNNNNNNNNNNNNNNNNNNNNNNNNNNNNNNNNNNNNNNNNNNNNNNNNNNNNNNNNNNNNNNNNNNNNNNNNNNNNNNNNNNNNNNNNNNNNNNNNNNNNNNNNNNNNNNNNNNNNNNNNNNNNNNNNNNNNNNNNNNNNNNNNNNNNNNNNNNNNNNNNNNNNNNNNNNNNNNNNNNNNNNNNNNNNNNNNNNNNNNNNNNNNNNNNNNNNNNNNNNNNNNNNNNNNNNNNNNNNNNNNNNNNNNNNNNNNNNNNNNNNNNNNNNNNNNNNNNNNNNNNNNNNNNNNNNNNNNNNNNNNNNNNNNNNNNNNNNNNNNNNNNNNNNNNNNNNNNNNNNNNNNNNNNNNNNNNNNNNNNNNNNNNNNNNNNNNNNNNNNNNNNNNNNNNNNNNNNNNNNNNNNNNNNNNNNNNNNNNNNNNNNNNNNNNNNNNNNNNNNNNNNNNNNNNNNNNNNNNNNNNNNNNNNNNNNNNNNNNNNNNNNNNNNNNNNNNNNNNNNNNNNNNNNNNNNNNNNNNNNNNNNNNNNNNNNNNNNNNNNNNNNNNNNNNNNNNNNNNNNNNNNNNNNNNNNNNNNNNNNNNNNNNNNNNNNNNNNNNNNNNNNNNNNNNNNNNNNNNNNNNNNNNNNNNNNNNNNNNNNNNNNNNNNNNNNNNNNNNNNNNNNNNNNNNNNNNNNNNNNNNNNNNNNNNNNNNNNNNNNNNNNNNNNNNNNNNNNNNNNNNNNNNNNNNNNNNNNNNNNNNNNNNNNNNNNNNNNNNNNNNNNNNNNNNNNNNNNNNNNNNNNNNNNNNNNNNNNNNNNNNNNNNNNNNNNNNNNNNNNNNNNNNNNNNNNNNNNNNNNNNNNNNNNNNNNNNNNNNNNNNNNNNNNNNNNNNNNNNNNNNNNNNNNNNNNNNNNNNNNNNNNNNNNNNNNNNNNNNNNNNNNNNNNNNNNNNNNNNNNNNNNNNNNNNNNNNNNNNNNNNNNNNNNNNNNNNNNNNNNNNNNNNNNNNNNNNNNNNNNNNNNNNNNNNNNNNNNNNNNNNNNNNNNNNNNNNNNNNNNNNNNNNNNNNNNNNNNNNNNNNNNNNNNNNNNNNNNNNNNNNNNNNNNNNNNNNNNNNNNNNNNNNNNNNNNNNNNNNNNNNNNNNNNNNNNNNNNNNNNNNNNNNNNNNNNNNNNNNNNNNNNNNNNNNNNNNNNNNNNNNNNNNNNNNNNNNNNNNNNNNNNNNNNNNNNNNNNNNNNNNNNNNNNNNNNNNNNNNNNNNNNNNNNNNNNNNNNNNNNNNNNNNNNNNNNNNNNNNNNNNNNNNNNNNNNNNNNNNNNNNNNNNNNNNNNNNNNNNNNNNNNNNNNNNNNNNNNNNNNNNNNNNNNNNNNNNNNNNNNNNNNNNNNNNNNNNNNNNNNNNNNNNNNNNNNNNNNNNNNNNNNNNNNNNNNNNNNNNNNNNNNNNNNNNNNNNNNNNNNNNNNNNNNNNNNNNNNNNNNNNNNNNNNNNNNN
Coding sequences within:
- the LOC104742984 gene encoding uncharacterized protein LOC104742984; its protein translation is MINCFKDSIHVLMTVLLSTNDDDDDHEEADNHVDGHRNHEVREEVDAKEYEGQIGGVTTLSLKSSLRKADSNSTEAGKKVKKKVQWLDVTGKELAEIREFEPSEEDDIDSDRGKTCVCVIL